From the genome of Apus apus isolate bApuApu2 chromosome 19, bApuApu2.pri.cur, whole genome shotgun sequence, one region includes:
- the INPP5E gene encoding phosphatidylinositol polyphosphate 5-phosphatase type IV isoform X2, with the protein MSTPNGFPQHSGTCVTQSMEGGAVQDLHAKKAGKAAKKEAGSNGMLTFGDPPGVGTSLNENIKLLPGELKANMKIKSFTPRPPRKPRLERAASLDEKSWRRWRRFRTSQESLTDPNETSSSNGSLQEASLSPPRGRASPFHQCCQQNSLHSSPDASEASSLGKSKGGTSDLGKRASELSSAFGGFLLGKTFVGSKPRLSQVMPARPLPPLELNVGSQALRTANRIDADCLDYRHSQPGFGRVSSSLSDTRLHGNGMVYDNCSTDSMKSTFSLLTPIRSKDVRSRSYLEGSLLASGALMGAEELSRYFPDRNIGIFVATWNMQGQKELPVNLDDFLLPTDPDYAQDMYVIGVQEGCPDRREWEIRLQETLGPHYVMLYSAAHGVLYMSVFIRRDLIWFCSEVEYATVTTRIVSQIKTKGALGICFTFFGTSFLFITSHFTSGDSKVNERKLDYNKTIQALTLPKNVPDTNPYRSSSSDVTTRFDEVFWFGDFNFRLNKDRETVDSILNQNPDTDVSKLLVYDQLTSEMNRGSIFKGFQEADINFRPSYKFDIGKDSYDTTSKQRTPSYTSLPARRIASCSAVGTRTTSRQSSTPPALGSKLQTIALCLPCSG; encoded by the exons ATGAGTACTCCAAATGGATTCCCACAGCACTCAGGGACATGTGTTACTCAGAGCATGGAGGGTGGAGCAGTCCAGGACCTGCATGCTAAAAAAGCTggcaaagcagcaaagaaagaggCTGGCAGCAATGGGATGCTTACCTTTGGAGATCCTCCAGGTGTAGGCACCTCTTTAAATGAGAACATAAAGCTTCTACCAGGTGAACTGAAAGCtaatatgaaaattaaatcGTTCACTCCGAGACCTCCTCGGAAGCCCCGGCTGGAACGCGCTGCATCTCTGGATGAGAAAagctggaggagatggagaCGGTTTAGAACGAGTCAGGAAAGTCTGACTGATCCCAATGAAACGAGTTCCTCAAATGGTTCCCTGCAGGAAGCATCCCTCAGCCCTCCCAGGGGTAGGGCAAGCCCCTTCCACCAGTGCTGCCAGCAAAATTCCTTGCACAGTTCACCAGACGCCTCGGAAGCCAGTTCCTTGGGGAAGAGCAAAGGAGGCACCTCTGACCTGGGGAAACGAGCCTCTGAGCTCTCCAGTGCCTTTGGTGGGTTCCTGTTGGGGAAGACATTTGTGGGCAGCAAACCCAGGCTGTCCCAGGTAATGCCAGCTCGACCTCTGCCACCTCTGGAGCTGAACGTGGGCTCTCAGGCACTGAGGACAGCTAATAGGATTGATGCAGATTGTCTGGATTATCGACATTCTCAGCCCGGGTTCGGGAGGGTGAGCAGCAGCTTGAGTGATACCAGGCTACATGGCAACGGGATGGTCTATGATAATTGCTCCACAGACTCCATGAAATCCACATTCAGCCTCCTCACTCCCATTCGCTCCAAGGATGTCCGAAGCAG AAGCTACTTGGAAGGCAGCCTTCTGGCAAGTGGTGCCTTAATGGGAGCAGAAGAACTTAGCAGATATTTCCCTGATCGGAATATTGGAATTTTTGTGGCCACCTGGAACATGCAGGGTCAGAAG GAACTTCCAGTGAATCTGGATGACTTCTTGTTGCCAACAGATCCTGACTATGCCCAGGACATGTATGTCATTGGGGTTCAAGAAGGCTGTCCAGACAG AAGGGAGTGGGAGATCCGGCTGCAGGAGACCCTGGGCCCCCACTATGTCATGCTCTACTCTGCTGCCCACGGGGTGCTCTACATGTCGGTCTTCATTCGGAGGGACCTGATCTGGTTCTGCTCAG aagTGGAATATGCCACGGTGACAACTCGAATTGTATCTCAGATCAAAACCAAGGGAGCTCTGGGAATCTGCTTCACGTTTTTTGGGACCTCCTTTCTCTTCATCACCTCCCACTTCACAT CTGGGGACAGTAAGGTGAATGAGAGGAAGCTGGACTACAATAAAACCATTCAAGCCCTTACACTTCCCAAGAACGTTCCGGACACAAACCCCTATCGATCCAGTTCTA GTGATGTCACAACTCGATTTGATgaagtgttctggtttggtgaCTTCAACTTCCGACTAAACAAGGATCGTGAGACTGTGGATTCCATCTTGAACCAGAACCCGGACACAGACGTGTCCAAGCTACTGGTGTATGACCAGCTCACTAGTGAGATGAACAGGG GGTCTATTTTCAAAGGATTCCAGGAGGCTGACATTAATTTCCGTCCTTCCTACAAGTTTGACATAGGAAAGGACAGCTATGACACCACCTCCAAACAAAGGACTCCTTCCTACACG TCTCTCCCTGCCCGCAGGATCGCGTCGTGTTCCGCAGTCGGTACAAGGACGACATCCAGGCAGTCAAGTactcctcctgccctgggatCAAAACTTCAGACCATCGCCCTGTGTTTGCCCTGTTCCGGGTGA
- the PMPCA gene encoding mitochondrial-processing peptidase subunit alpha encodes MAAAAAWLRRGGWSAAGRRGLAGGRSYSGGGGGYPGVPLTCPLPGVPKAVFAAAEGRERFETRVSVLENGLRVASQNKFGQFCTVGLLVNSGSRHEAKHLSGISHFLEKLAFSSTAQFGSKDDILLTLEKHGGICDCQASRDTIMYAVSAEAKGLDTVVNLLADVALQPRLSDEEMEMTRTAIRFELEDLNMRPDPEPLLTEMIHAAAYRDNTVGLNRFCPVENTDKINQEVLHSYLGNYYTPDRMVLAGVGIEHEQLVECAKKYLLGVEPVWGSGQSKDVDRSVAQYTGGIVKVEKDMSDVSLGPTPIPELTHIMIGLESCSFLEEDFIPFAVLNMMMGGGGSFSAGGPGKGMFTRLYLNVLNRHHWMYNATSYHHSYEDTGLLCIHASADPKQVREMVEIITREFILMAGAVGEVELERAKTQLKSMLMMNLESRPVIFEDVGRQVLATNTRKLPHELCDLISQVKSTDIKRVVTKMLHKKPAVAALGDLTDLPTYEHIQAALSSKDGRLPRLYRLFR; translated from the exons atggcggcggccgcggcgtggctgcggcggggcggctggagcgcggcggggcg GCGCGGTCTGGCGGGCGGGCGCAGTTacagcggcggcggcggcgggtaCCCGGGCGTGCCGCTGACCTGCCCGCTGCCCGGCGTGCCCAAGGCGGTGTTCGCGGCCGCCGAGGGCCGGGAGCGGTTCGAGACGCGGGTGTCGGTGCTGGAGAACGGGCTGCGGGTCGCCTCCCAGAACAAGTTCGGGCAGTTCTGCACCGTGGGCC TGCTTGTGAATTCAGGATCGAGGCATGAAGCGAAGCACCTCAGTGGCATCTCGCACTTCCTGGAAAAGCTGGCCTTCTCC TCCACAGCTCAGTTTGGCAGCAAAGATGACATTCTCCTCACCTTAGAAAAGCATGGGGGCATTTGTGACTGCCAGGCATCAAG GGACACCATCATGTATGCTGTTTCTGCTGAAGCCAAAGGCCTGGACACTGTGGTCAACTTGCTGGCTGATGTAGCACTACAGCCCAGGCTCTCAG ATGAAGAAATGGAGATGACTCGCACAGCAATACGCTTTGAGCTGGAGGACTTGAACATGAGACCTGATCCTGAGCCTCTCCTCACTGAGATGATCCATGCA GCAGCCTACAGAGACAATACAGTTGGACTGAACAGGTTCTGCCCAGTGGAAAATACTGACAAAATTAATCAGGAAGTCCTGCATTCTTACCTGGGCAATTACTACACTCCAGACAGGATGGTGCTGGCTGGGGTGGGAATCGAGCACGAGCAGTTAGTGGAATGTGCAAAGAAATACCTGCTTGGAGTGGAGCCAGTGTGGGGCAGTGGGCAGAGCAAGGATGTGGACAGATCTGTGGCTCAGTACACGGGAGGCATTGTCAAG GTTGAAAAAGATATGTCAGATGTGAGTCTGGGCCCTACTCCCATCCCAGAGCTTACCCACATCATGATTGGGTTAGAAAGCTGCTCATTTTTA GAGGAAGATTTCATTCCCTTTGCTGTGTTAAACATGATGATGGGAGGTGGTGGCTCCTTTTCAGCTGGAGGGCCTGGCAAGGGCATGTTCACCCGGCTGTACCTCAATGTGCTCAACAG GCACCACTGGATGTATAATGCAACCTCTTACCACCACAGCTATGAGGATACAGGTCTCCTGTGCATACATGCCAGTGCTGATCCAAAGCAG GTTCGAGAGATGGTGGAAATCATCACCAGAGAATTCATCTTGATGGCAGGAGCAGTAGGAGAG GTAGAACTTGAGCGGGCGAAGACGCAGCTGAAGTCCATGCTCATGATGAACCTTGAGTCTCGACCAGTGATCTTTGAGGATGTAGGAAGGCAAGTGTTGGCAACAAACACAAGGAAGCTGCCTCACGAGCTCTGCGACCTCATCA gTCAGGTGAAATCTACTGATATCAAGAGAGTGGTCACTAAGATGCTTCATAAAAaaccagctgtggctgccctagGTGACTTAACAGATTTGCCCACGtatgaacacatccaggcagcgCTTTCCAGCAAGGACGGGCGGCTCCCGCGGCTCTACCGGCTCTTCCGATGA
- the INPP5E gene encoding phosphatidylinositol polyphosphate 5-phosphatase type IV isoform X1 produces MSTPNGFPQHSGTCVTQSMEGGAVQDLHAKKAGKAAKKEAGSNGMLTFGDPPGVGTSLNENIKLLPGELKANMKIKSFTPRPPRKPRLERAASLDEKSWRRWRRFRTSQESLTDPNETSSSNGSLQEASLSPPRGRASPFHQCCQQNSLHSSPDASEASSLGKSKGGTSDLGKRASELSSAFGGFLLGKTFVGSKPRLSQVMPARPLPPLELNVGSQALRTANRIDADCLDYRHSQPGFGRVSSSLSDTRLHGNGMVYDNCSTDSMKSTFSLLTPIRSKDVRSRSYLEGSLLASGALMGAEELSRYFPDRNIGIFVATWNMQGQKELPVNLDDFLLPTDPDYAQDMYVIGVQEGCPDRREWEIRLQETLGPHYVMLYSAAHGVLYMSVFIRRDLIWFCSEVEYATVTTRIVSQIKTKGALGICFTFFGTSFLFITSHFTSGDSKVNERKLDYNKTIQALTLPKNVPDTNPYRSSSSDVTTRFDEVFWFGDFNFRLNKDRETVDSILNQNPDTDVSKLLVYDQLTSEMNRGSIFKGFQEADINFRPSYKFDIGKDSYDTTSKQRTPSYTDRVVFRSRYKDDIQAVKYSSCPGIKTSDHRPVFALFRVKVRPGRDNIPLAAGQFDRELYLIGIKRRITRELLKRQEQKDQKSSSICSIS; encoded by the exons ATGAGTACTCCAAATGGATTCCCACAGCACTCAGGGACATGTGTTACTCAGAGCATGGAGGGTGGAGCAGTCCAGGACCTGCATGCTAAAAAAGCTggcaaagcagcaaagaaagaggCTGGCAGCAATGGGATGCTTACCTTTGGAGATCCTCCAGGTGTAGGCACCTCTTTAAATGAGAACATAAAGCTTCTACCAGGTGAACTGAAAGCtaatatgaaaattaaatcGTTCACTCCGAGACCTCCTCGGAAGCCCCGGCTGGAACGCGCTGCATCTCTGGATGAGAAAagctggaggagatggagaCGGTTTAGAACGAGTCAGGAAAGTCTGACTGATCCCAATGAAACGAGTTCCTCAAATGGTTCCCTGCAGGAAGCATCCCTCAGCCCTCCCAGGGGTAGGGCAAGCCCCTTCCACCAGTGCTGCCAGCAAAATTCCTTGCACAGTTCACCAGACGCCTCGGAAGCCAGTTCCTTGGGGAAGAGCAAAGGAGGCACCTCTGACCTGGGGAAACGAGCCTCTGAGCTCTCCAGTGCCTTTGGTGGGTTCCTGTTGGGGAAGACATTTGTGGGCAGCAAACCCAGGCTGTCCCAGGTAATGCCAGCTCGACCTCTGCCACCTCTGGAGCTGAACGTGGGCTCTCAGGCACTGAGGACAGCTAATAGGATTGATGCAGATTGTCTGGATTATCGACATTCTCAGCCCGGGTTCGGGAGGGTGAGCAGCAGCTTGAGTGATACCAGGCTACATGGCAACGGGATGGTCTATGATAATTGCTCCACAGACTCCATGAAATCCACATTCAGCCTCCTCACTCCCATTCGCTCCAAGGATGTCCGAAGCAG AAGCTACTTGGAAGGCAGCCTTCTGGCAAGTGGTGCCTTAATGGGAGCAGAAGAACTTAGCAGATATTTCCCTGATCGGAATATTGGAATTTTTGTGGCCACCTGGAACATGCAGGGTCAGAAG GAACTTCCAGTGAATCTGGATGACTTCTTGTTGCCAACAGATCCTGACTATGCCCAGGACATGTATGTCATTGGGGTTCAAGAAGGCTGTCCAGACAG AAGGGAGTGGGAGATCCGGCTGCAGGAGACCCTGGGCCCCCACTATGTCATGCTCTACTCTGCTGCCCACGGGGTGCTCTACATGTCGGTCTTCATTCGGAGGGACCTGATCTGGTTCTGCTCAG aagTGGAATATGCCACGGTGACAACTCGAATTGTATCTCAGATCAAAACCAAGGGAGCTCTGGGAATCTGCTTCACGTTTTTTGGGACCTCCTTTCTCTTCATCACCTCCCACTTCACAT CTGGGGACAGTAAGGTGAATGAGAGGAAGCTGGACTACAATAAAACCATTCAAGCCCTTACACTTCCCAAGAACGTTCCGGACACAAACCCCTATCGATCCAGTTCTA GTGATGTCACAACTCGATTTGATgaagtgttctggtttggtgaCTTCAACTTCCGACTAAACAAGGATCGTGAGACTGTGGATTCCATCTTGAACCAGAACCCGGACACAGACGTGTCCAAGCTACTGGTGTATGACCAGCTCACTAGTGAGATGAACAGGG GGTCTATTTTCAAAGGATTCCAGGAGGCTGACATTAATTTCCGTCCTTCCTACAAGTTTGACATAGGAAAGGACAGCTATGACACCACCTCCAAACAAAGGACTCCTTCCTACACG GATCGCGTCGTGTTCCGCAGTCGGTACAAGGACGACATCCAGGCAGTCAAGTactcctcctgccctgggatCAAAACTTCAGACCATCGCCCTGTGTTTGCCCTGTTCCGGGTGAAAGTGAGGCCTGGCAGAGACAA CATccccctggctgcagggcagtTTGACAGAGAGCTCTATTTAATCGGAATAAAGAGGCGAATCACAAGGGAACTTCTGAAGCGGCAAGAGCAAAAGGACCAAAAATCCAGCAGCATATGTAGTATTTCCTGA